The following are encoded in a window of Rosa chinensis cultivar Old Blush chromosome 4, RchiOBHm-V2, whole genome shotgun sequence genomic DNA:
- the LOC112197549 gene encoding protein farnesyltransferase/geranylgeranyltransferase type-1 subunit alpha, whose product MSSSSSSDEERRWVPLRSRPEFSDVIPVEQDDGPNPVVPITYKEEFRETMDYFRALYKADERSLRALHLTSEAIQFNPGNYTVWHFRRLVLEALNHDLHDELALTEHIARGNSKNYQLWHHRRWVAEKLGTSATTEELRFTKNILSIDAKHYHAWSHRQWVLQALGGWEDELDYCQQLLEEDIFNNSAWNQRYFVITRSPFLGGLKAMRESEVCYTLNGIVARPENESSWRYLRGLYKDDNSSWVNNPQISSVCLEILNAKTNCVFALSTLLDLISHGFQPSQEFTDAVDALRISDSEQRDSDVAKAACFVLESVDPFRANYWQWYKNKHFQNA is encoded by the exons atgtcgtcgtcgtcgtcgtcagaCGAAGAGCGGCGGTGGGTCCCACTAAGGAGTAGACCGGAGTTTTCGGACGTGATCCCGGTGGAGCAAGACGACGGGCCGAATCCGGTGGTTCCGATAACCTACAAGGAAGAGTTCCGAGAGACCATGGACTACTTCCGAGCCCTGTACAAAGCCGATGAGCGATCCCTTCGCGCCCTTCACCTCACTTCCGAAGCCATCCAATTCAACCCTGGAAACTACACt GTATGGCACTTTAGGCGTTTAGTACTTGAGGCACTCAATCATGATTTGCACGATGAACTTGCTCTGACTGAACACATTGCTCGAGGAAACTCCAAAAACTATCAGTTATG GCATCATAGGCGGTGGGTAGCTGAGAAATTGGGAACTAGTGCTACAACCGAGGAACTTAGGTTCACCAAGAACATACTCTCCATTGATGCTAAACATTACCATGCTTGGTCTCATAGGCAG TGGGTTCTTCAGGCACTTGGAGGGTGGGAAGACGAACTTGACTATTGTCAGCAGCTCCTTGAAGAAGACATTTTTAACAATTCTGCTTGGAATCAG AGATATTTTGTCATTACAAGATCACCATTCCTGGGAGGCCTGAAAGCTATGAGAGAGTCTGAAGTGTGTTATACTCTTAATGGTATTGTTGCCCGCCCAGAGAATGAAAGCTCATGGAGGTACCTTCGAGGGCTTTACAAAGATGACAATTCATCTTGGGTAAACAATCCTCAAATTTCTTCAGTATGCTTGGAGATTTTAAATGCCAAAACCAACTGTGTCTTTGCTTTGAGCACACTTTTGGATCTTATCTCCCATGGTTTCCAACCAAGCCAAGAGTTCACAGATGCTGTGGATGCTCTACGAATTTCAGACTCCGAACAAAGAGATTCTGATGTGGCAAAAGCTGCTTGTTTTGTCTTGGAATCTGTCGATCCATTTAGAGCTAACTATTGGCAGTGGTACAAGAACAAGCATTTCCAAAATGCTTAA